In the Microtus pennsylvanicus isolate mMicPen1 chromosome 6, mMicPen1.hap1, whole genome shotgun sequence genome, one interval contains:
- the Ciao2b gene encoding cytosolic iron-sulfur assembly component 2B, which yields MVGGGGGSGGGGRGGLLENANPLIYERSGERPVTAGEEDEQVPDSIDAREIFDLIRSINDPEHPLTLEELNVVEQVRIQVSDPESTVAVAFTPTIPHCSMATLIGLSIKVKLLRSLPQRFKMDVHITPGTHASEHAVNKQLADKERVAAALENTHLLEVVNQCLSARS from the exons ATGGTGGGCGGCGGTGGCGGCTCTGGTGGCGGTGGGCGCGGCGGGCTTCTCGAGAACGCCAACCCCCTCATCTATGAGCGCTCCGGGGAGCGGCCAGTGACGGCGGGCGAGGAAGACGAACAGGTGCCCGACAGCATCGATGCCCGCGAGATCTTCGAT CTCATTCGGTCCATTAATGACCCCGAGCATCCGCTGACACTAGAGGAGTTGAACGTAGTAGAGCAAGTTCGGATTCAG GTTAGCGACCCCGAGAGCACAGTGGCCGTGGCTTTCACACCCACCATTCCACACTGCAGCATGGCAACGCTTATTGGGCTGTCTATCAAAGTCAAGCTTCTGCGATCCCTTCCCCAGCGCTTCAAG ATGGATGTGCACATTACACCCGGGACCCACGCCTCGGAGCATGCAG TGAACAAACAGCTTGCAGATAAGGAGCGAGTGGCAGCCGCCCTGGAGAATACCCACCTACTAGAGGTCGTTAATCAGTGTCTGTCAGCCCGCTCGTGA